The genomic stretch CCGCTCCGCcccattgttcttcctccttAAATAGCTTGTCTCCCCTTTAATCCTTTGTATGTGGGTGTCCTTTACTACTTTGCAGTTGGTAGCACCATCAGCTTCCATCTAAAATCAAATCTCCGTGAAATTCCCGGTTCAATTTCTACTGCAATATTTATTGTTTTTAAGCAATTCatgaaaaaatatgtgaaaTAATCTGTAAAACTTTATTCTTAGTAAGGTAATGTTAGAAAAGTTTACACATAATATTAGCACTAGCATTTAGCGTGTTTTTTTATTGGCGTTTAGCGTGTGGGAGGGCAAtctcaggggtgtttggatccatggactaatttttagttcaggTCCATTTGGATACCGActagaaggactaaacgtgaactaattataaaattaattgcataaaccatggctaattcgcgagacgaatctattaaatctaattaatttatgattagcacatatttaatGTAACAACACATGATTAAATCATGACTAATtggatttaatagattcatctcacgaattagcctcatTTATACAGTTAAGTTTTGTATCCACCGGAACCCGGGAGCCCGAGTCGGAGTCGCGTGCCATTCCGACCCAGAACCCCAACCAGCCGACAGCCGTGCCGTAAACCCCACCAAGGCGATGCCGGcgccgcgggggcgggggcggagccggggccggggcgacCGCCGGATCGACGCGGCCATCGACCACTTCGCCGCCATGGGCTACGCCGCGCGCGACATCCGCGACGCCATCGCTGATCTTCTCAAGGTGACTGTGACTCtcaataattttattttctttcatgCGGCAGCATTGGGCTGCGTGTCGTCGTAGGGTTTAGGTTCTTGATTTCTCCGCAGGTCGATTGGGGATTCAaaattccttttccttttgttccCGTGTGGATGGATTACAAGGCGTTCCCTTGTGTTTGCGGGATTTGCGCTTCGATTTGGTGTGAATCAATGGATGCGCTAGCTGATCGATCAATCTCATCAATTCTTTGCTTTGCTGTGGGCGTGGGGAATTTTTAGGTATACGGCGGCCCTTCCGCGTGGCCCTTGCTGGAGGAAGGCTCCTACCAAGTCGTCCAAGACAAGCTCTTTGAGAAGGAGGACGAGgagaagcagaagcaggagcaggagcaggagcaggaccaGACCCTGCTGCTGGAGGGCCagcaagtggaggaggaggaggaggagcctccTCAGGTGCCGTGATTCCTCATTTTTTTATTGCCACTGTCTGTCTCACATTCTCACTTTGTCATCAGAGCATTGCCAACATGGACTTATTATCATTCATTCTTTAAAAATCACCTGGCCTCCTTATTTAAAGACCTGAACCCGTTCCTGGTTTGCCAACATGTGTACTCAATGACCTATCATCCACGGTCTCTCAGATTTACCTCACTGCTCCAATGCCATCAGTTTCCACTGTGAATTATATGCTTACCATGTTTGACAACATGGATTATGTTTTGGTAAAAATGGGAATGGTCGGGAATGATATCATAATGCAGGATTTATCCCGACTGTTTTCACCCCCTACATCAGACCAGATATAAGTTGGGACTTAAGTAAGACAACATATTTATGTTATTGAGAATACACAGGACAGCAGCATATATTAAAAAGAATTCTGAATACAGGAAGGGGAAAGAGGCTATACTGTAGCTCGCATGGCCAAACAAAATGGACATCTAAGTCTTAAAAAAATCAATAGCTTGAAGAATCCAGCAACTAAAAAAAGGCACAATCTGATGGTGTGCTCCAAACAAAGACCAGTCATTGTATATGATTATGGTTTCTGTCTCCATCTATTTGATTATGCACATGAAAGTGGTGAAATTGCTTAAATGTGGCCCTGATATGCTCTGTACTTTTGTAGCACCAAGAACCAGCAGTAGACGAGGCACCACCAGAAAACAACAAGTTAATCTTACTACATGATGAGGTACCAGTTGAGA from Setaria italica strain Yugu1 chromosome II, Setaria_italica_v2.0, whole genome shotgun sequence encodes the following:
- the LOC101762506 gene encoding uncharacterized protein LOC101762506; amino-acid sequence: MPAPRGRGRSRGRGDRRIDAAIDHFAAMGYAARDIRDAIADLLKVYGGPSAWPLLEEGSYQVVQDKLFEKEDEEKQKQEQEQEQDQTLLLEGQQVEEEEEEPPQHQEPAVDEAPPENNKLILLHDEVPVETESADEVEDPMFIEPSPLEAIVPLTAAVGIGCKRKPCYGWLTESDDEEQPTIQHHEVHIPTSGGGLLCKRNQVQ